From Anopheles bellator chromosome X unlocalized genomic scaffold, idAnoBellAS_SP24_06.2 X_unloc_3, whole genome shotgun sequence, the proteins below share one genomic window:
- the LOC131214153 gene encoding programmed cell death protein 4, producing the protein MSAEKVATQVNGSESMVKNGNSTARKILHANDEVNLDCDAVSDVIANRSPDGTSGETDNRDVASGLGESMRKPAGLLDDKLRKRVRKLSRSNSKDGLLGVAGTPNFVAPHRKWKNSRRSRNVYGRGLPKKGGAGGKGVWGKPGTEEVYDELDEDPNDPNFDIDAYNSMHNVELKEIVPQMTEQEIVKKMESIILEYYEHGDTHEVADAFEDLLTLEMKPLVTKTVVGIAFDHKQSQRELTSVLISDLYGRIVTREDICAGFDLLLANLPDIMLDTPDAPHLLGNFIARAVADDCIPPKYAYESEREDLDLHARGALVRATTLLSMHDGWGHLDNVWGVGGALRPVQTITSQMSMLLQEYLLSRDVDEAQRSIKELEVPHFHHELIYEAIIMTLEALNESTEAAICDLFRTLDSTCIVTPEQTEQGFRRVYDDMADIVLDIPLAYSILDRFIQRCERAGSFLSETLIKDIPTRGRKRFVSEGDGGLIKQGYFHRDF; encoded by the exons ATGAGCGCGGAAAAGGTGGCAACGCAGGTCAATGGTAGTGAATCGATGGTGAAGAATGGCAATTCTACGGCAAGGAAAATTCTTCACGCTAATGACGAAGTTAATCTGGACTGTGACGCTGTCAGTGATGTAATCGCAAATAGATCGCCGGATGGGACCAGCGGTGAGACTGACAACCGTGATGTCGCTAGCGGCTTGGGAGAATCTATGCGCAAGCCCGCCGGTCTGCTAGACGACAAGCTGCGAAAACGCGTCCGGAAGCTCTCGCGTTCGAACAGCAAAGATGGTCTACTTGGAGTAGCTGGCACGCCGAATTTCGTAGCTCCGCATCGTAAGTGGAAAAACAGTCGTCGCTCGCGTAACGTATATGGACGTGGGCTGCCAAAGaagggtggtgctggtggtaaGGGAGTGTGGGGTAAACCGGGCACCGAAGAGGTGTACGATGAGCTAGACGAAGACCCCAATGATCCAAATTTCGACATAGATGCTTATAATAGTATGCACAATGTTGAATTGAAGGAGATTGTACCACAGATGACTGAAcaagaaattgtgaaaaaaatggaatccatCATCCTTGAGTATTACGAACATGGAGATACACACGAAGTAGCCGACGCGTTTGAGGACCTGTTGACGCTGGAAATGAAGCCGCTGGTGACGAAAACGGTCGTTGGGATTGCGTTCGATCATAAGCAGTCGCAGCGTGAGCTGACCTCCGTCCTTATCTCAGACCTGTACGGGCGTATCGTTACCCGTGAAGACATTTGTGCTG GTTTCGACTTACTGTTGGCTAATCTACCAGACATCATGCTTGATACACCGGACGCACCGCATCTGCTGGGCAACTTTATCGCACGAGCTGTCGCGGACGACTGCATTCCGCCAAAGTACGCCTACGAGTCAGAGCGCGAGGATCTGGATTTGCATGCGCGCGGAGCGCTTGTTCGCGCCACCACATTGCTGTCAATGCACGACGGTTGGGGCCACTTGGATAACGTGTGGGGTGTCGGAGGGGCTCTACGTCCTGTCCAGACAATTACAAGCCAGATGTCGATGCTGTTGCAGGAGTATTTGCTGTCACGAGATGTCGACGAAGCTCAGCGCTCAATCAAGGAGCTGGAGGTACCACATTTCCACCATGAGCTTATTTATGAG gCAATCATTATGACACTGGAAGCGCTTAATGAATCAACCGAGGCTGCCATATGCGATCTATTTCGAACGCTCGACAGTACCTGCATTGTAACACCAGAACAGACAGAGCAGGGCTTTCGGCGTGTATACGACGACATGGCTGACATCGTGCTCGATATCCCACTAGCCTATTCTATACTCGATCGCTTCATACAGCGCTGTGAGAGGGCGGGATCGTTTCTAAGTGAAACTCTAATCAAAGATATACCTACGCG